Part of the Metarhizium brunneum chromosome 6, complete sequence genome is shown below.
AAGCATAACGAAAAATGCAGTTATAGAGCGAGGCTCATGCGCATAAATAATGCCTATTCGTGCTACGCTCCCACTATTGATATTTCGTCTTCGCGTAAGGGTGGAAGCGAAGACGAAGCATTAAAAAGCGGGAGCATGACAGGAGTCGCATGAATTGTTTTgaatattaatatattctgAGGAGATGCATACACGGGCATGACTTTTGCGAATTCTGATTGGTCGTAAAGTATTTCCCGGATTTTAGCCAGCTTTAATAATACAACtttaaatagctttattgTGTGCCCTGACTCGGTCCCTATGCATTATTACAGAAATCAAGACAAGTGTTCAATGTAGCAGCAGCGAAGGCCACCTGGATGCCAAATGTTTCAGCGTGGCTCACGGCTATGACCTAGTCGGCTTGAAAATAAAATGGGGTGTCCGCATACATCGATTGGCGATGAAATCTATGAACAAGTGGCCaaatgcctttgcctttggcgtAACCATTGCCGCCGAATCCTTGTGAATTACCAAGCAGAATCGGGGAtctgatgttgatgctgaCTACCCACACGAGGCTTAAACCAGGGCCATGCTCATACGAATCATTGGGCTCGTAAATGCAGCCACGAGGCCATACCCAGATCGACCTAAAGGAAGAGTGTGAAAAAGTGCCGGTGAGTCGAGTCCAAAACAGAACTAGGGCTCGACCCCAAAAGTGACGAGTAGAAAGGTGACCGGTACTTTGGCATCGGTTGTAATCAAAAGTAGGAAATAAGACGCACAGCGTAATTATCATCAAGTTTACAAAACGTTGGCACGTATAGGATCCGCGCCCTGTTCGATGACCTGCGCAAGAATGTATGGAATACCGGCACTACATCCAAAACCACCGCGAAAGACGGATGGCGTCACGATAAACAAAAGCCATGTGCCCCTTGTCCACGAAAGGTTCAGTGAGTCTAGAAACAGAGCCGTCGGTATTTAGCATCGGGGCTTGGCAACCCGTAATTTTGGAGCTTCGGAAATACCCCCATGGGTTCTAAGCAAGTTCAGGCTGCCCCGGATTTCTTGCACTCATGCCACCCCTAGGATCTTTGGAATGCCATTGAGACGAAGTGCACGAAATTTGCCCCCGGTAAACAGTCTACAACTCCGAGCCACTTGACCAGGTTTGGCGGGGGAATATCCCGACCACTCCTGGATCGCTTGTACAATCGCACATGGCGATTCTGTATACTGCACTTAAGATCCATTTCTCGCTTACAGGACGTTTCCTTATCTGATTTGGGTTGATGATTACGCTGCAAAAATACTCTATGCTCACCGAGAGTATTAATATTTTGATAATGACTCATACTTGGTATTGTTGGTGCTCGACCGAGAATTGCGCTTCGTTCTAGCCGCACGACCAGCTTTGGAAGAATCCAGTATTAAGCCTCAAATAATACAAAGTGTTGCTAACGAGTAGAAAAAGCATTGCATATTTAGGATACCAATGAAAAGACACCCTCATTGCTAGTGCACGCATCATTGTCGTCGTTCTATCTAGCCTTCGTCTCGGCGAGCAATTTCTCTACTTCTTCAAGGTGAGCCGAGAAGTGGTCTTCTAGATCGTTCCATAATCTAGGTTCGTGCTCGTGCTTTTTATCACTTGTCCAAGCATAGTCGGTAATTGTAAAGGCCCGGCTCGACTCGAACATAAAGGCCACTGAACCCGTCGAGATCTGCATTAATGGCGGTTCGCATTCAGTGGCTTGCTTGAATTCTTCATATGCTACTCCATGCGGCACCACTGCAATCTCCACGTTAGCATTGCTTAATTCGTGTCATGCCTCGAAGACAAGACGTACTTCCACACTCATAAGAGATACTGCCAGGGCGAAAGTCGTCAGAGCGGCCGCCATAGTCTCCGTAGATCAACCCCATGAGCTCAGAGGCAGAGTTGCGGTGGAAATACGGTGGTCGATACGTATCTACGCATGATTAGACTCGCAGGATAGCATTGGCCCGGGAGGTACGTACGGGATGCCACGTCCCAGCGCGGGGAAAAGATGAGAAAGTCGGCCAGTGGCGCGGCGGGATTCCGAGACTTGGCAGTCAGGACACAGAAGATGGAGGGATCAATGTGGTCGACCGAGATggagccaacattgacaaaCTTTGTCAGGTCGTATTTGAACGGGACCTCGCGCGTGTCAGCGAGAACCTTGTTTCAACGGGGGGGTAAACAACTTCACAACACCTACATAGTTTCCATGCCATGCAACAACATCGAATGGCGAGTGGTCCTGAGTACACTTGAACTGCTTCCCACACACTTTGAAGATAATCTCCCAAGGCTCCTTTTTGACTTCGTAAAAGGCCTCGGGCGTCAAAAAGTCGCGCGCATTGGCGAGTCCGTTGGCACCAAGCGGACCTAGCTCTGGCAGTTCGAAACTCGAGCCCCAAATTTCAAGCATGTAGCCTCTGGATGGCCCGTCGGGAAGCTCGACTCTGAACCGGATTCCCTTCTGGATGACAGCAATCTCGCCGGGCTGGACAAACATTTTGCCAAACTCAGTTTGTACATCCAAGGCGCCCTGTTGCGGGACAATCAGAAAGTCTCCGTCAGCATTTACAAAGGCCGTTTGGGTCATATTGCAATTGGCAGTGTATACGTGGATCGCGAGCCCTTCACCAAGGGTCGGCTCGCCAGATCCGGCAATGGATCTGATGCCCGCTACAAAGTCAATCGAGCCCGAGTCTGGGATATCCATGGGAGTCCAGGAGAGCTGAGATGGAGAAATATGGACCTTGGGGTTGCTGAGCAGATAATTGGACTCGGCGGCTGCGTTTTGTGGGATATCGACCTGAAATCGAGCATCAGCCCCAGCAGGCAAGCAGGTAACACTGTTGAAGCATGAATTTCTTACAAATGCGTCATGGGCGACGGCAGGGCGGACACGATAGAGCCAGGCCTTCCTGTTGACATGTCGTGGCGCCACAaaggccgtcgccgtgaTTTGCTCGGCGTACAAGCCGAACCTCACATGGCGCGGGTTATTTTGGCCCTGGGGCAATGTACCTGGAACAGCCTCGGAGGAGAATCTGTTTGACAAGCTtagcacatgcagcaacaGGCGTAGTGTTTCATCTGGCAACATACGAATTCCCAAAGCCCGCTTGGTACTAGTAGCAGTGAGTGGTTGCCATTCTCTTCAAAGTTTACACGAGTCATACCTGGTAGGGGTCACTCTTCCTGGTGTGGAAAGACGGTATCGCCCCGTTCTTTTGAGTCTCCGCCCAATGGAATATCTGTTGATATTCATTGCTTTTCGTAGCAGAAGCCATTTTGACTGGAGAATGAAGAGCAGTGTTGGTTTGTTATGCGTCTAATACTTACACCTTTGTCGTTCGGCTACAGCAATCGAAGTGATCTGGGATGTATGCAAAGGGTGAAATAATAGAGCAAGAACTGACAGAGGGTCTGGCGGTGTACCAATTACGCCAATTATTCAAGGTAGGATGCTCTGCTCCATACTTGGGGGGTATCGCGGGCTATTTGGGGGTTGGGATGGGGGGTTTTCCGAACAATCTCCAACCCCCATGTCTAGACCCGCCGATCTCCAAGGCTGAAGGAGTCGGGGACGTTGAaggtttcaatgttagcaTTTGGGCCTGCTTTTCTAATCGACCCACCTCACTTCCGAAGGCAAAGCCTTGGCAAAACTTGAGACCGACGGCCGAAGCAACTTCCTTAAGAAGACGGGGTTGGCCATGAAAGTCCTCTCGATGGTTAATTCATCCCATCTCGCCATTCCATTCCACTATTCCCGACGTCTCTATTTTCTACCAAAACGACTACCATTATGACGGAGTCACAAGATACAAATGGAAACGACGGCGGAGCGAGCTTCTTAGCGGACCGCTCCATTGATGACTATCGCCCAATTCGTGTGGTTGTCATCGGCGCAGGCATTTCGGGCATACTTGCCTCGATCCGCTTCCCCCAAAGAATCCCAAACTTGTCCCTGACAGTCTATGAGAAGAACGAAGATATTGGGGGTACTTGGTTCGAGAATCGGTACCCAGGTTGTGCTTGCGATATACCTGCCCACGTGTACCAGGCCACTTTCTCACCAAACACCGAGTGGTCCCAATTCTACGCGTCATCTCAAGAGATACATGGGTACTGGAAGAGGGTTGCCAGAAAGTACGACTGCATGAAATACATCAAACTCCGCCAGCAGGTCGCCGGCGCTGTCTGGGACAGCAAAGAATCCAAATGGACGCTGAAGGTAAGCGAATCGTCTCATCGACCGTCATGCAGCAATTAAGATAACACTTGACAGATTCGAGACTTGGTTCAAAACTCTGAATACACCGATAAATGCGATGTGCTCATCTCTGCTACCGGTGCGTTGAACTCGTGGAATTGGCCAGATATTCCCGGCTTGCACAAGTTCCGGGGAAAGCTGTTGCACAGCGCGGCCTGGGATGAGTCCTATGATTACAAGGTAATTGACACctggctgcttcttctctcgGCCGCGCTCATGGATTTTTTAGGGGCAACGAGTGGCCGTGATTGGCAATGGATCGAGCGGAATACAAATCCTGCCGGCGATGCTGCCGAAAGTCTCGCACATTGACCATTACATCCGAGGGAAAACCTGGCTGTCGCCAACTTTTGCTCGAGCAATGATAGATGAGCGTAGAGGCGGTATTGACAACTGTAAGCCCTACTTTGGCCGAGAAGTAACCGTTGGAAGAGGAAGCTGAGACAGAAACAGTTACGTTTACCGATGAGGAAAAGGCCGCGTTCAAGGCGGACAAATCCGTATATCAAGAGTTTCGAAAAAGTAGCGCCGTCCACCACTTATTTGGTCAGAAAACATGTTGTCCACTAACACGCCGCCCAGATATTGAGCTTGAACTCCAGTCCGTCCACGGATCCACCATCAGAGACACGCCCGAGCAGCTTGGGGCCGTGGGATTGTTCACCGAGGCCATGAAAAAAAGGctcgagaagaagccggaGTTGGCAGAAACTCTGATCCCCTCGTTCCCGCCCATATGCCGCAGGCTGACTCCCGGCCCGGGCTACTTGGAAGCTCTCACCGACGACAAGGTCAGCGTCATCACGCAAGGAATAGTCCAGGTCGATGAAACGGGCATCCAGACACAAGACGGAAAGCATCACCCGGTCGATGCTATTGTGTGCGCTACCGGCTTTGACACCTCATTCATGCCTCGCTTCCCCATCATTGGCAGTCAAGGCCAGTCACTGGCAGAGAGGTGGGAGGCCGTTCCGGAGACGTACCTTTCCATGTCGACAGACGGCTTCCCCAACTTCTTTGTGAGTCTGGGACCAAACGGGTCCTTGGGGTCCGGCAACCTGCTCCTGCTTATCGAAAAGGCCATGGACTACATGACCATGTgcgtggccaagatgcagcGAGACAACATTGTCGCCATGGCTCCTCAAAAACAGGCCGTCCAACGCTTCACCAAGTACTGCGATGCGTATTTCGACAAGACAGTCTTCACGCTGCACTGCCGCAGCTGGTACAAGGGCGGCACATATGACGGGAGGATCAGCGCACTTTGGCCTGGTGAGCTTCTGTACGCCCAACCAATCTGATGAACAGTACTGACATGAAAGCCAGGTTCGTCTCTACACGCCATGCAAGTGTTTGCTCATCCGCGCTGGGAAGATTTCGAATACCGGTACGGCAAGGGCAGTGTGAGCAGCTGGATTGGCGATGGATGGACAGAGCAGGAAAAGGACAGGGCCGTCAACGTGGATTATCTCGATGATGATCAGATAGATTTCCCCACGGTGCCtttgccctcgccggcacCGACACCGACATCGGATGCGACCCCGTTGGAAAAGAGCGTATTGTAGAAGACGCAGCGTGGCATTTTTGGCTTGGTGTGCATTGCGTGGGCTCATCTGACCCCATTGACGGCTTCTAGACTGTAGActacgtacctaggtaagcTTAAGCAGGCAAATACATGCAAtttcttcaatgttgaatcGAATAGGAATCAGGCGCATGGACGGCATTTGCGCATGCGGGGTACCTGGAGAAACTGGGGTGAAGACCAAGCCGCTAAGCCTACTTGAGACTAGAAAGAGAGCGATGAGACATAAAGGTGGGGCATTAACGCATTGGACCAGGGGCTTGCCTACGTGCGACGTCGGAATCAAATCCGTATCCGAACCGACGACGTCCATGTCGAAAAACTGCCAGACTCTTCTCTTTTGGCGAGCTCCAGCATTCCTTCCAGCGCAAGATCATTGCAAAATGACCATGCAGACTGGTTCCAAAAACTGCAGCTCGCCAGTCTCCCCCGGCgaggctggtggtgatgacgTCTTGCTTGCTGTCAAGAAGTCGTACCAATGCTCAACTTGTGCCCGGGAGTTTTCCCGTCCTGATCACCTGCGGAGACACGCCCTGAGTCGTACGTGCCGCGTCCGTCGTTACTCATCAATCATGGCATGGTGCCTTCTCTCGGCATCTCTCACTGACCCGCGCGCGTAGATACCGGTGCGAGGCCGTATTCATGCCTCTACTGTGGCCAAAGGTTCGTAAGGAGTGATCGTCTGCGGGATCACTACGATAACTGCGGAACGAGGGGCGACCGCGAGATCCCCAAAGGCGGCCAGAGAGGCAGGCGTCGGCGAGCTTGCGCAGCGGTCAGTTCACAGCAGCCGGTGTGGTCATGATTCGTTCCCCTGTTGACACGGAGCCCAGTGCACAGCGTCGAAGCTGCGATGCGAAGGTGGCACGCCCTGTAATGGCTGTCGGAGGAGGAATCTGGCCTGCGACACCTCCCGAATCGCTCGACCGCAACGGCCGGCAAGTACCACGGGTGCGCAAGTCCCGCATCCATCAATGTCTGTCTCGCGAATGTTGCTGATACCAGCTAGACGAAGAAGGCGCTGCGGACGACAGCCAGACGGCCGATTCTGCGAGCGATGCAAGATCCATCAAGGCCCTTCTTGACAACGGCACCCAAAGTTTCACAGAACAGTTCAACCTCCCCTTTTTTCATGACGAGACGGGAGATGTTGGTGCCCCCCCGCAAGCGCCTCGCTCGAATCCATCGTTGGACTACGAGGGTCTTGCCGATGTTGGAAGCCAGCTTCACCTCAGCCTTGGGCCGTCCGAGGGTTTTGAATTACTGCTGAATTCAGTATCAGACTTTTGGACCGGACCTTTTGGCACCACGCAGCCATGGATGAACGACGTCGACGAAGGGGACTTGGTCTGGCTCGTCCGTGAAAATGTCCCCAACATGTTTCAACAACCTGCCCTGGGTCAGGAGAGCAAGGCCGAGACGCCTCAAATAACCGCGTTGCGAGACGTCCTGTTGCACACTGCCCAACAACTTCATCTCCACCCCAGTTCCTTGGACGAGATGACCGCCATCATCGGGTTTCTGTGCTGCCAGCCAAAGATAGATGCCTTTGTCGGCTTGTTTTTCCTCAACTGGCACCCCAACGGCCCAGTCTTGCACCCCCCCTCCTTTGATACGGAGCTTGTGCCAACGGAGCTGCTCATTTCCGTCATTGCCCTTGGCGCCATGTATTCTCAAGACAAGGCCGAGCGTCTAGCGGCGCGCAAGCTTCTCAACATTGCCGAGCTGGTCATCTTCTCGGCAGAGGTGTTTGCCGCGGCCCATGAAATCAAGCACGCCTCGGATGAGTCGACCCACAGCGAGTTGGATTGGCATCAGTTCCAGCAGATCCAGGCAGGCTACCTGATCACGACGGTGCAATACTGGGCCGGCACGCGGCAGGACAAAAGCCGCGCCATGGAAACTCGCTTCTGCGAGCTTGTCAAGGTTGGATTGACCGCACAACCTTGCCACTAGAGGGTCGGAAGCTGACGTGCACAGGCTGCGCGGAAATCAGGATTGACGCAGGTTCAACACCTCCCGCAGGATCGAATCTCTGAAGAGTTGTGGATTCGCAAAGAGACGCAAGTACGGTGAGTCTCTTTTTTGTACCCCCCCTTTTTAAGCTAGCCCTGACTTGTTGCAAAGCACAATCATCATGATACGGCTGCTAGACTGCGcatttctcttcttctcgaaTTATCCGTGCAAGCTCGCATTCTCCGAGCTAGAGCACGACCTCCCGTGCGAAAACGCCGTCTTCAATGCAAAGCACCCCTTTGCCGAAGAAAACTTCCGCTTCCGCCGCGGCTCAACGACCGCCGAAGCCTTTGAAGAGCTGTTCCGGGAGCAGTCGAACCCCCCGCCCGCCCAGCGACAGTGCGACGTGGAGTCTTGTGTCAACTATGGCTCCCGCACCGTTGTGGATTTGTTCCTGACGATTCACTGTAAGCTCGCTCGTTCTTCCTCGGCTGACCTGGCACGTGTCGCTGACAAGGGGGCCAACAGTGCTCTACGTCTTTATACGTACAAACATGCTCCTGCGTCGTCCTCTAGGCGCCGCCATgggccagcggcggcagaacCCGGCGTCTGAGCAGCCCGCGTGGGCCGAGGGCGTTGATCAAatcacggcggcggcgcgacaCGCGCTCAAGCGCTGGCGCTCGTCGTGGTTGGCGGTCCGGGCTAATACTCGGCAGGACGTGTGGCGGGCTTCTGGCATGCACAGGAATGCATACAACTTTTGGCTCGTGGCGCATTTGTTGATTGAGAAGAATGAGGCTCTCGATTTGGTCAAGAGGATCGAGGTCCAGTGTGAAGACTCGCTGCAGTCTCTCAAGCTCCTCTTGTAGCATGACTTTTCGTAGCACTGCGCATTGTAGCCCCGTGGTTTAAGCCTACGACTCTACACTTGCTTGCGGCATATTGGCCCGACTAGAAACGCATAGATGCCAGCATTAGATGCTGTGTATATGATGGAGCCCCGACATTCTTGAGGGTTTGCAGCGATTTTTTATATTGAGGACGGTAAGCTCGGCGGCTTCAAAGGAACAACAAGTTGGCTACTGTCAATAGCCGGGGGGATATTAGCAATAGACATTAAGGACCGGCCACTTGGTAAATACCAATCCAAAGAGATTTGCTCAAAGCTGGCTCTTGGGTGCTCTTCTCTAGCAGCTCCACGTGGCCAATGCCTACCTGATATTAGCTTACCATTTCGTCTGTGCCTTTTATGCCGTTGTTGCGTGTGAGGACATCGATACTGAACCATCAATGTTTCAACGGGGCGagggctcaagtgctcggACTTCGGCCGAAAGGACCCCAGACCCTCCGACGGCGCCGCAATTCTTCAGGGCGCCCCCGGGAATTCGGCTACTCCCCCCAAACCCCCAGAAAACGGTCGGGAAATTCCCCCAACTGAACCATCGGGCCATcgggatcaattgattgataACACAAAGAAAGAGGGAGGGGTGGAGCCAGGTGCTCATCTGATTGATAATCCCCCATGTAGGCAAGACCGCGCAGCATGCTTGGCCTACAAGGTTGATGCAGTATTCATATAACGATACGGAGAGGCCTCGAACCAACCATCGGAACTCGAATGGACTTCTTTTCATGAACTTCTTTTCATTTTTCCTATTTGCAAACATAGAAACATGACTGAGATAACATTAAATTCGCTGAATCTGTCTTCGGTTCGAGACAAGGTGGTCGTACTCGCAGGTAAGTCACGATGCGTCAATGAATAGCGATACAACAGGACACTAAACGCATGCACAGGCGGTGCCCAGGGCATTGGGGCCGCAACAGTTTCTACATTATACCGAGCAGGCGGCCACGTTGTGTGCGGCGACTGGAACGAAGACGCAGCTCGCTCATACAACAATGCCCTCATTGCAAATGCGGGAGACGGCACCGGCAGCATTCAGTTTGTGAAAGTCGACATTAGCAAGTACGAGTCGCAGCTTGATCTCTTTGACGCAGCCATCAAAACCCATGGACGCGTGGATATCGCCATCTGCTGTGCCGCCGTGGGCGAACAGGCGGGTTGGTTTGAGCCAGAGAGCCTCGACTTGGAGAGCGTCAGAACCGTAAGTCTTGTCCGGCCTGGAAACGGGCTTACCACCCCCAATGTGCTTTGCCTGACAGCGGATGCCTTGAGGCGAGCAgcgttgttgtttttttgcCAACGGTATTAACCCTGTGCCGCAGGTTCCAACGCCTCTGGCGGATATTCTCGACATCAACCTGAAGGGCTCGTTGTACTTTACCCGGATCGCACTGGCATACCTGCGGCCGCAGGGACCAGCAGAGGGACGCGGAGGCTCCCGGTCCATCATTCTGCTGTCGTCGGTTGCCGGCTTCAAGGAGTCGCCGGGGCTCTTTGCCTATTCGGCCTCCAAGCATGGCGTGCTGGGCATTATGCGCGGCCTGCGCTTGTACACGCCTGCCAGATTCAATGTCCGCATCAACGTGGTTTGTCCCTGGGCGACCGACACCCAAATGCTGGGCCATGTGAAGAGGGCGTGGGAGGCGGCGGGGTTGCCCATGAATCAGCCCGCGGATGTGGCGCGAATCATCTGCGAGCTGGCAACGGGCGAGCAACACAATGGCAGGGCTGTTTTCGTCGGAGGCGGGAGGGGATATGACATCGAGAAGGGCATCGATGATTTGGAGCCGCAGTGGCTCGGGGAAGAGCCGGCAAGGGCGTTGAATCGCGGCCAGCAAGTTTTGGGTATGGTAAGTAGGCGCTTGCAATCTGCTCCCCCGGACCATTTGATGCTGAACAAGTTCTGAACAGGGCGAGAATTGGGGTAAAGGCAAACTGTAGGTAGGTTGCACTTGCCAGCTTGAGACGATGGTGGACGAAGGCATCAAAAAGATTGAATATTGCTGGCGAGATGGACCTTTACCATATAAGATTCCTGGCTACTGTTGGAGAAAGCTAGGTATTAGCACCATGCAAGTAGTTTGTCAGAAATACGGTAGCATTGGTACGGAGGAAATTCCATCTTTGAGCAATACTGCCGTGTGTTGTTGTCTTGTTTGGGCTACTTTACTCGAAATTGAATGCGAAATTCCATGGGATTAAAGACAGTCGTCATGGTGAATCAGTTAATTCAGAGGTATTTAATATAGTTCCATTAGCCGTCGTTTTGCAACACCGCATCCTGTCACAGAATTTGGCGGACAAGCGGCCGATGCCACGCGTTTTGGACAAATTTTGCCTGATTCTCTTTGCTGCGTTTTGGCCTACAGCTTCTCACCAAGAGCCAGTTCGTTGTGTCCACAATCATTCTCCACGTGGACTATCTTCTGCGGCTTCCAGAAGGACTCGGCGATGCTGATCTGTCGTACGACGAGTTTTCTTGTCTCAAACTTAGTGCGCACTGCCCGAATCATGCTTCCGCATGTGGAAAACGCCTTCCGGTTCTGATGTGTGTTCACGGTATGCcccccggcgccgtcgtccaGTGTACATAATATCCATCAGGAGGCTCCCGAGTCATGATGTTCGCCCCGGCATCGTCGCGAGTCTGCGGTACGTCACGAATCACTCGTCGTTTGGTGGGGAAACGCTCCCACTGTAGGGCCTAGATAGTCTGAgtcccttcaatgttcggacTCTCTTACCTTTTTTTGGGAACAATCGCCTTATTCTAGGTGGCGCTTGACATAGCTTGTCCCTTGTACTGTCAGATTTCTGGCAACTACGATGCGACTAACCCCGAGGCAGACCCGACACGTATCGTTGCACAATCCATGACCTCGGGGAACCCAATCATGCTTGTCACTGTCAACCATCTATTCAACTTGTTCGCGTTCGGATATCAGAGTTGAAAGACCTCGCCTTGCGGGACCAAAGACTTGCAATCGAATTGGCGGTTCGAAACATTGACGAGTTTGATGGAGATCCAGCCAGTGACGCCTTGTGTGCCTGCTTGCTTGGAAAAACACCTCGAAGCATGCTGACAGGAAGCGCAGGGCAGAATCACGTTGGCCGGGAAGAGTGCTGGCGCCGTTTATGTCCGCGCCCATACATTCCTCGATGCGCAGTACAAGGCGCAATCCTCGATTCGGCGTCTCTGCATCTGTCACCCCCAACAGCCACAGAGACTACTAACGACACGATAAAGAAACTGTCATAAACTGCATGGAGAATAGCCAAAGTTTCGCTTCGTGAAGCTCCAGTCGCCATATTAATACAAG
Proteins encoded:
- the hgd gene encoding Homogentisate 1,2-dioxygenase — protein: MASATKSNEYQQIFHWAETQKNGAIPSFHTRKSDPYQYQAGFGNSFSSEAVPGTLPQGQNNPRHVRFGLYAEQITATAFVAPRHVNRKAWLYRVRPAVAHDAFVDIPQNAAAESNYLLSNPKVHISPSQLSWTPMDIPDSGSIDFVAGIRSIAGSGEPTLGEGLAIHVYTANCNMTQTAFVNADGDFLIVPQQGALDVQTEFGKMFVQPGEIAVIQKGIRFRVELPDGPSRGYMLEIWGSSFELPELGPLGANGLANARDFLTPEAFYEVKKEPWEIIFKVCGKQFKCTQDHSPFDVVAWHGNYVPFKYDLTKFVNVGSISVDHIDPSIFCVLTAKSRNPAAPLADFLIFSPRWDVASHTYRPPYFHRNSASELMGLIYGDYGGRSDDFRPGSISYECGMVPHGVAYEEFKQATECEPPLMQISTGSVAFMFESSRAFTITDYAWTSDKKHEHEPRLWNDLEDHFSAHLEEVEKLLAETKAR
- the TSF1_1 gene encoding Transcription factor 1 translates to MTMQTGSKNCSSPVSPGEAGGDDVLLAVKKSYQCSTCAREFSRPDHLRRHALSHTGARPYSCLYCGQRFVRSDRLRDHYDNCGTRGDREIPKGGQRGRRRRACAACTASKLRCEGGTPCNGCRRRNLACDTSRIARPQRPASTTDEEGAADDSQTADSASDARSIKALLDNGTQSFTEQFNLPFFHDETGDVGAPPQAPRSNPSLDYEGLADVGSQLHLSLGPSEGFELLLNSVSDFWTGPFGTTQPWMNDVDEGDLVWLVRENVPNMFQQPALGQESKAETPQITALRDVLLHTAQQLHLHPSSLDEMTAIIGFLCCQPKIDAFVGLFFLNWHPNGPVLHPPSFDTELVPTELLISVIALGAMYSQDKAERLAARKLLNIAELVIFSAEVFAAAHEIKHASDESTHSELDWHQFQQIQAGYLITTVQYWAGTRQDKSRAMETRFCELVKAARKSGLTQVQHLPQDRISEELWIRKETQVRTIIMIRLLDCAFLFFSNYPCKLAFSELEHDLPCENAVFNAKHPFAEENFRFRRGSTTAEAFEELFREQSNPPPAQRQCDVESCVNYGSRTVVDLFLTIHLLYVFIRTNMLLRRPLGAAMGQRRQNPASEQPAWAEGVDQITAAARHALKRWRSSWLAVRANTRQDVWRASGMHRNAYNFWLVAHLLIEKNEALDLVKRIEVQCEDSLQSLKLLL
- the adhA_1 gene encoding 5'-hydroxyaverantin dehydrogenase encodes the protein MTEITLNSLNLSSVRDKVVVLAGGAQGIGAATVSTLYRAGGHVVCGDWNEDAARSYNNALIANAGDGTGSIQFVKVDISKYESQLDLFDAAIKTHGRVDIAICCAAVGEQAGWFEPESLDLESVRTVPTPLADILDINLKGSLYFTRIALAYLRPQGPAEGRGGSRSIILLSSVAGFKESPGLFAYSASKHGVLGIMRGLRLYTPARFNVRINVVCPWATDTQMLGHVKRAWEAAGLPMNQPADVARIICELATGEQHNGRAVFVGGGRGYDIEKGIDDLEPQWLGEEPARALNRGQQVLGMGENWGKGKL